In Paroedura picta isolate Pp20150507F chromosome 12, Ppicta_v3.0, whole genome shotgun sequence, one DNA window encodes the following:
- the MYMK gene encoding protein myomaker: MGSLVAKLLLPTLSSLAFLPTISIAAKRQFHMEAMVYFFTMFFVSIYHACDGPGLAILCFMQYDILEYFSIYGTALSMWVSLMALAEFDEPKKSTFLMFGVLTIAVRIYHDRWGYGVYSGPIGTAVLVITVKWLRKMKEKKGLYPDRSVYTQQIGPGLCFGALALMLRFFFEEWDYTYVHSFYHCALAMSFVLLLPKVNKKAGNGGSPAKLDCSTLCCCT; the protein is encoded by the exons ATGGGTTCTTTGGTTGCCAAGCTGCTCCTGCCAACTCTCAGCAGCCTGGCTTTCCTTCCGACCATCAGCATCGCAGCCAAGAGGCAGTTCCACATGGAGGCAATGGTCTATTTCTTCACCATGTTCTTTGTGTCG ATATACCATGCGTGTGACGGTCCAGGATTAGCCATCCTCTGCTTCATGCAATATGATATCCTTGAGTACTTCAGCATCTATGGAACAGCATTATCCATGTGGGTGTCACTGATGG CCCTGGCAGAGTTTGATGAGCCCAAAAAGTCCACTTTTCTGATGTTCGGTGTGCTCACCATTGCTGTCAGGATCTACCACGACCGATGGGGATATGGTGTTTACTCAGGACCAATCGGGACAGCCGTTCTGGTGATAACCGTAAAATGG TTGCgaaagatgaaagagaaaaaaggcCTGTATCCTGACAGAAGCGTCTACACCCAGCAGATTGGACCTGGCCTCTGCTTTGGAGCCCTGGCACTGATGCTCAGGTTTTTTTTCGAG GAGTGGGACTACACCTACGTCCACAGCTTCTACCATTGTGCCCTGGCCATGTCCTTTGTCCTCCTGCTGCCCAAAGTGAACAAGAAAGCAGGCAATGGAGGATCCCCAGCCAAACTGGACTGCTCCACCCTTTGCTGCTGTACTTGA